GAGAATCAGTATGGTACATTAACATAGTATAAACTGTATGCATGGTCAACAAATGGGACGACACCAGATTTCACATCCCAGTATTATACATTCTTGGTTGACTACTGCCCAGGAACACATCATTTATTGCATTTGGCCAGTGTCAGATAATTCTCTGGATTAGTCATATCAATGATCCCATTTTATGTTTGCAATTTGAAAGTTGGATAAATCATAATGAGAAAAACCAAATACATTATCCTTACTTTAGGAAGATTGTGCCATCATTTGCAGAGATATGATGCAGCAGAACAAACCTAGCAGTTTATAATCATTTGAAGCTTTCCCACCAGACTATTGGCaataacattttttttcttttgagataTAGACTATTTGCACCACATAATGCGTAGATGCATTTTTTTATGATGTTGGCGTCCAGGTCAGCCGTGCTAGTAATAACTTATTTATGTGTACATGAATACTTTATTTAAGCATGTACATTAGACAACACATAGGCAGGGGTAATGCTTTTCTTGAGGAATGCTTTTCAGTCTATCGAAAACAACATCTCTACCTCCACAAAGTAGGGATAAgttctgcgtacacattaccctccctagACTCCACAATATGGAAAtacactgggtatgttgttgtttgttgttgtagCATCCATATCAAAAAATTTCCTAGATTAACTATTATGAACCATCCATCTGCGATGTTCATGAATGTATGCAAGTATGCAGATGGATGCAAACCTATTCAAGTCTATTACGCGTAATCCATTTGCAAATGCACGTGAGGGCTTTAGTCATACAGTacacaaataagactcacaaATCTCTATGTGCAATCCCCACCTTGTATCATCCTAAAAGATCAATCATCCAACTCTTGCTATAACTGTGTCATTGATAACTCATAGTCTCCCCGAATTAAGCAACCAAAATGAAAGATGAGCTAGATGAATTATGCTAGCCTCCATATATTACCTCTTGTTCCAAAAATTAAATGTACTCGGAGAAAAAAATTTGGAGGAAAACTGTCATACCTGTGTGCCTGATGAGTTTATATATAGGTATATAGGCTTTGATGGATTGTCATAATCCAACCACATAAACTGAGCAACAAGAAGCTCTGTAACAGCTGGTACAATCTGTGGCAATCAAACGATAAACCAAGATGAGAATCAGGATAAGAACAGTGCAAATGTAAAATGCATGCAACCAGTTAAAGGGAGGCAAGATCCAGGAAAAGGTAAGTACAGGCATGCCCAGATAGACAATTCGAGCATCCAAAAGCAAAGATGGCAAATCAGGAGGCGCAGTTCGAGGTCTTCCAGATCCTCTTGCTCCTCCACGGTACATGCTGACACTCATACTGTATTTCGAGGGGCCCCGATCGTTCATGCCGGACATACTCCACATTCCACCATTGCTCAGATAGTTATTGGCTGAAGATATACTATCCTGTTAGATAAAAACATATTAAATGTCCTTTGTACAAAGACAGAGATTTTGTAATGGGATATGTAGATGAATTTAACACGATTAACATCATAAACCCACTAAAATACGTGTATTTAAAAAAAACATACCTCAGTGACACTTTCTGACTGTCGCCGTACTGGGTTATCTTCTGTCATGAACATATCCATCTGTGAAGGACTAAGGCCGTAAAGATACTGAGGGGCACTTTTATAGTTGTCCAGTACTACAAAAAGATAGCATACATGATTAAGAGCAGAAGCTGCAGCACAAaaattcaaccaaaatcttcACAAATAATAGGAAAATTCAAAACATAACATCAAAAGTAAATTGAAAAACTAGAGTAGAGACGAATAACGAAACTGCTGTAAGAGTGCAAAGGACCATTTCAGAAACGCCTTCGCTTGAATGACGACCATAGAGAGCTtaaacattaattctttttccaattaaaaaaacataaagtAGTTCCTTCCTCCTCTACCCCCTTGATTCATGTATTTTTACATCAAATAAATATGTGCTCGAATTTCATTCAGCCTATAAGAGACACCAATACCCTCACTCAAAAAATTGCAAGGAGAAACTTGAGatatataaaatattataatCCATATGTATAAAGAGCCTGTCCTGTCGCTATGAGTTAGCTGCTATAAGTACTACTTTTTCCCCAGCAAATATATATTCCATATACGTGTGCCATTAATCAATAACTCTTGTTACAGCAGAACTGTGGACTCTCCTTTTTTACGTTCACTTTTGATAAGTAAAAGCCTATGATAAGCACAAATATAGAGCTATCCTTTGTAATTGGGTTCTAACTCCTAATTGAGCTAGCAGCTCTTTTCTACTCTTTCTTGCTTAATAAGTGAGCTTACGGTTTATACAAAGAAATAATGATACACAATTCACATATAATAGATCACTTCTTTGACTATTCTCAACAGTTTCGTATTTCAATCTCACCGATAAACCAATCTGTTTTTCTTAAAGCCAAATTAGGGATACATATTTGAACTTATCCATTTAAAAAAGGAGGAAATTAATGGAAATAGGAAAAGGGCACTTACGTCCATCTTTGAGATTTTCCAGTCTGAATTTTTGGGGTATATGGTCCAAAGACTTAGCTACCGGAGACCTGTAACAATAACCTCGAACGCCGTTTGGCCTGCAACTGTGAACAGAAGTTGCAAAGGAGAAATTGGGACTGGATATGAAAGTTGATTTACCAGAACCCAGCTCGCGATTTTCAGTAACCGTCGAGCTAGAAAGCGGAGAGAGAAGCAAAGAAGAAGCCATGGTTACGTTTTTGTTTTTGCTCTTCGCTCACACACTTCTGGTTGGAAGAGTGTAGATGAGAAGTTGAAGGTTACGGTGATCCTGAGCTGCACACGAATTTTGCTTATCACCTAAATGGGCCGGATTGGTGGACCTGCAGCCCAAAAGAAGCTCAATCCATCTGATGTTGTAGT
The Nicotiana sylvestris chromosome 11, ASM39365v2, whole genome shotgun sequence DNA segment above includes these coding regions:
- the LOC104211829 gene encoding ATP-dependent Clp protease proteolytic subunit-related protein 1, chloroplastic; the encoded protein is MASSLLLSPLSSSTVTENRELGSGKSTFISSPNFSFATSVHSCRPNGVRGYCYRSPVAKSLDHIPQKFRLENLKDGLLDNYKSAPQYLYGLSPSQMDMFMTEDNPVRRQSESVTEDSISSANNYLSNGGMWSMSGMNDRGPSKYSMSVSMYRGGARGSGRPRTAPPDLPSLLLDARIVYLGMPIVPAVTELLVAQFMWLDYDNPSKPIYLYINSSGTQNEKMETVGSETEAYAIADTMAYCKSDIYTVNCGMAYGQAAMLLSLGKKGFRAMQPNSSTKLYLPKVSKSSGAVIDMWIKAKELDANTEYYLELLAKGIGKPKEEIEKDIQRPKYLRAQEAIDYGIADKIIDSRDNAFEKRNYDEILAQSRAMRKAGPGAQAAPSGFR